One window of the Paenibacillus beijingensis genome contains the following:
- a CDS encoding methionine ABC transporter permease: MVKAFNETLYMVGISLFLSILAGIPIGILLFISDRGLFFENRAFNVLLGFVANLVRSIPFLILLVLLLPVTQGLLGTTIGPTAAAVPLSVAAIPFYARLVEASLREVSKGVIEAAVAAGAKPWLIIREVLLPEAKSGIISGLTITAISLLGYSAMAGTVGGGGIGDLAIRFGYYRYDNLVLFTTVVVLIVLVQIIQLIGDWAARKVDKR, encoded by the coding sequence ATGGTAAAAGCTTTCAATGAGACGTTGTATATGGTCGGCATCTCGCTGTTCCTGTCGATCTTGGCCGGCATTCCGATCGGCATCCTGCTGTTTATCAGCGACCGCGGGCTGTTTTTTGAAAACCGTGCCTTCAATGTGCTGTTAGGTTTTGTGGCGAATCTGGTCCGTTCGATTCCGTTTTTGATCCTGCTTGTACTGCTGCTGCCGGTAACACAGGGTCTTCTGGGCACGACGATCGGTCCTACGGCGGCGGCGGTGCCGTTGTCGGTGGCGGCGATTCCGTTCTACGCCCGGCTGGTGGAGGCCTCGCTGCGGGAAGTCAGCAAAGGCGTCATTGAAGCGGCGGTGGCGGCGGGCGCGAAGCCGTGGCTTATCATCCGCGAGGTGCTGCTGCCCGAAGCTAAGTCCGGCATCATCTCCGGGCTGACGATCACGGCAATCAGTCTGCTCGGCTACTCGGCGATGGCCGGTACGGTCGGCGGCGGCGGGATCGGCGACCTGGCGATCCGCTTTGGCTATTACCGTTACGATAATCTAGTGTTGTTTACAACGGTTGTTGTGCTCATCGTACTCGTCCAAATCATTCAATTGATCGGTGACTGGGCGGCGCGCAAAGTCGATAAACGTTGA